One genomic region from Microcystis panniformis FACHB-1757 encodes:
- a CDS encoding YggT family protein, producing the protein MSDIGFILTIINNFLQIYSVILIVRVLLTWFQNAGWAYQIMSFLSPITDPYLNLFRSIIPPLGGMDLSPILAFLLLNVVQSVVATGATSLVSSGF; encoded by the coding sequence ATGAGCGATATAGGGTTTATTTTGACGATAATCAACAATTTCCTGCAAATTTACTCGGTAATCCTAATTGTTAGGGTTTTACTGACTTGGTTCCAAAATGCTGGTTGGGCCTATCAGATTATGTCTTTTCTCAGTCCGATTACCGATCCCTATTTAAACCTTTTTCGCTCGATTATCCCACCCCTAGGCGGGATGGACTTGTCCCCGATTCTCGCATTCCTGCTGCTCAACGTTGTTCAGAGTGTCGTAGCCACAGGGGCCACCAGTCTGGTCAGTAGCGGTTTCTAA
- the grxC gene encoding glutaredoxin 3, whose amino-acid sequence MAAKVEIYTWSSCPFCIRAKALLKKKGVEFTEYCIDGDEQARAKMSDRANGRTSVPQIFINDQHIGGCDDIYALERSGGLAPLLQN is encoded by the coding sequence ATGGCCGCTAAAGTTGAGATCTATACTTGGAGTTCCTGTCCTTTCTGTATCCGCGCTAAAGCATTACTCAAGAAAAAAGGAGTGGAGTTTACCGAATATTGTATCGATGGTGATGAACAAGCGCGAGCCAAAATGTCCGATCGAGCCAATGGTCGTACAAGCGTACCACAAATTTTTATAAACGATCAACACATCGGGGGCTGCGATGACATCTATGCTTTAGAGAGAAGTGGTGGTTTAGCTCCCCTGTTGCAGAATTAA
- the gshB gene encoding glutathione synthase, translated as MKLAFIIDPIEYLDPGHDTSVAIMEASQLLGHEVWITSITDLSAIAGKAWAKLTKIELVPVELKDNHWEAVSQWYQRQETVFTCLENFDFVWMRKDPPVTIAYLYATYLLDLIDPQKTQVINSTRGLRHANEKLYTIHFAQVMPATIVSQDKATIREFVNQKGAAVMKPLGGKAGEGILFLSPEDRNLNSMIEISTKWGQEPVMIQDYLPAAKEGDKRIIVLNGEPIGAVNRIPTGSEFRGNMAVGGRVAKTEITDRELEICATLAPKLREDGLYFVGLDVIGGYLTEVNVTSPTGIREIDRLNNVSLGQQVIKWLENFACAKALS; from the coding sequence ATGAAACTAGCCTTTATTATCGATCCGATCGAGTATCTAGATCCGGGCCATGATACCAGTGTAGCTATCATGGAAGCGTCCCAATTATTAGGTCATGAAGTCTGGATTACTTCCATCACCGATCTCAGTGCAATTGCGGGAAAAGCTTGGGCAAAACTAACTAAAATTGAACTGGTTCCTGTGGAGTTAAAAGATAATCATTGGGAGGCTGTATCTCAATGGTATCAAAGACAAGAAACAGTTTTTACCTGTCTAGAAAACTTCGATTTTGTCTGGATGCGAAAAGATCCACCCGTGACGATTGCCTATCTTTATGCCACCTATTTATTAGACTTGATCGACCCCCAAAAAACCCAAGTAATTAACTCAACTAGGGGTTTACGCCATGCCAATGAAAAGTTATATACTATTCACTTTGCTCAGGTAATGCCTGCTACAATTGTTTCCCAAGATAAAGCGACAATTAGGGAATTTGTCAACCAAAAAGGGGCGGCAGTTATGAAACCTTTGGGGGGTAAAGCAGGGGAGGGAATTTTATTTCTTAGTCCCGAAGATCGCAATCTCAATTCAATGATTGAAATTAGCACAAAATGGGGACAAGAACCGGTAATGATCCAAGATTATTTACCAGCTGCCAAAGAAGGAGATAAACGCATTATTGTCCTCAATGGTGAACCGATCGGGGCAGTTAATCGCATTCCCACCGGTTCAGAATTTCGCGGTAATATGGCCGTGGGTGGACGAGTAGCAAAAACAGAAATCACCGATCGAGAATTAGAAATCTGTGCCACTTTAGCCCCAAAATTACGAGAAGATGGCCTATATTTTGTCGGATTAGATGTGATTGGTGGCTATCTGACGGAAGTTAATGTCACCAGTCCCACCGGCATTCGCGAGATCGATCGATTAAACAATGTTAGCTTAGGTCAACAGGTAATTAAATGGCTAGAAAATTTTGCTTGTGCCAAGGCTCTGTCTTGA
- a CDS encoding DUF2499 domain-containing protein yields the protein MNALSIPTWIVHVSSVVEWIAAIWLVWTYGEISSDRSWRMLSWGMLPALIGAMCACTWHFFDNISALSWLVTLQAAMTVLGNFTLCAAGWWLWRSSKISVNNE from the coding sequence ATGAATGCTTTATCAATACCGACGTGGATAGTTCATGTATCGAGTGTCGTAGAATGGATAGCGGCGATCTGGTTAGTGTGGACCTATGGCGAAATCAGTAGCGATCGATCGTGGCGAATGTTATCTTGGGGAATGTTACCCGCTTTAATTGGGGCCATGTGTGCCTGTACATGGCATTTTTTTGATAATATCAGTGCCTTATCCTGGTTAGTCACCCTACAGGCAGCCATGACTGTCTTAGGAAATTTTACCCTCTGTGCTGCCGGTTGGTGGCTGTGGCGTTCCAGTAAAATTAGCGTTAACAATGAATAA
- a CDS encoding DUF3593 domain-containing protein: protein MNKESLFAISLFPYLGFLWLITRSGKMPRLALIGFYVLLIFVFITIPAGIYAKIHYGKELANVDWLHGSAELFLTLSNILVVLGFRQAILAKKETENREQGTGSSEQG from the coding sequence ATGAATAAAGAGAGTTTATTTGCCATTTCCCTGTTTCCCTATCTGGGGTTTCTTTGGTTGATCACTCGTTCAGGAAAAATGCCCCGTTTAGCCTTAATTGGCTTTTATGTGCTGTTAATCTTCGTTTTTATCACCATTCCTGCCGGTATCTACGCCAAAATCCACTATGGTAAAGAATTAGCCAACGTCGATTGGTTACACGGCAGCGCCGAACTTTTCCTCACCCTCTCCAATATTCTTGTCGTTTTAGGTTTTCGTCAGGCAATTTTAGCCAAAAAGGAAACAGAGAACAGGGAACAGGGAACAGGGAGCAGTGAACAGGGATAA
- a CDS encoding glycosyltransferase produces the protein MSPITPSISVNEPNPQAAIQTLSVVVPIYNEVDSIPHLVESIASILRSYQINYEIICVDDGSKDGSTEVLTNLAKNRDDLKAVILRRNYGQTPAMAAGFNYATGQVIITLDGDLQNDPNDIPLLLAKLEEGYDLVSGWRKNRQDDKVKRLLPSKIANWLIGKVTGVKLHDYGCSLKAYRAELVADMNLYGELHRFLPALAFIEGAKITEIPVNHHPRRFGQSKYGLGRTIRVIMDLFTVFFMKKFLTRPMHIFGFYGLLSMVVGIILGTYLTILKLGFGQEIGDRPLLILAVLFFLTGVQLLCFGLLAEILMRTYHESQKRPIYRVRTVVGNRG, from the coding sequence ATGTCCCCGATTACACCGTCCATCAGTGTCAACGAACCCAACCCGCAGGCTGCTATCCAGACTTTATCGGTAGTGGTTCCCATATATAACGAAGTGGACAGTATTCCCCATCTCGTGGAGAGTATCGCCTCGATTTTGCGTTCTTATCAAATTAACTACGAGATTATCTGTGTTGACGACGGTTCTAAGGACGGTTCTACCGAGGTTTTAACTAATTTAGCCAAAAATCGCGATGATCTCAAGGCGGTAATATTGCGACGCAACTACGGACAAACCCCCGCCATGGCTGCCGGATTTAATTATGCCACGGGACAGGTCATCATTACCCTCGACGGCGATTTACAGAACGATCCCAATGATATACCCCTATTATTGGCCAAATTGGAGGAAGGTTATGACCTCGTGAGTGGCTGGCGCAAAAATCGCCAAGATGACAAGGTAAAACGGCTTTTACCCTCAAAAATAGCTAATTGGCTGATTGGCAAGGTAACAGGGGTCAAATTACACGACTACGGTTGTTCTTTGAAAGCCTATCGAGCCGAATTAGTCGCCGATATGAATCTTTACGGGGAATTACATCGCTTTTTACCCGCATTAGCTTTTATTGAAGGGGCAAAAATAACCGAAATTCCCGTTAATCACCACCCTAGAAGGTTCGGACAGAGTAAATATGGTTTAGGTCGCACAATTCGCGTGATTATGGACTTATTTACTGTCTTTTTTATGAAAAAGTTCCTCACCCGTCCGATGCACATTTTTGGATTCTACGGACTGTTATCGATGGTAGTGGGGATTATTTTAGGTACTTATCTGACTATTCTCAAACTCGGTTTCGGACAAGAAATCGGCGATCGACCTTTGTTAATCTTGGCCGTGTTATTCTTTTTAACTGGGGTACAATTACTCTGTTTTGGTCTTTTGGCAGAAATTTTGATGCGAACTTACCATGAATCCCAAAAACGTCCTATCTACCGCGTTCGTACTGTTGTCGGGAATAGGGGATAG
- a CDS encoding Tab2/Atab2 family RNA-binding protein, with protein MTIWELDFYSRPVVDENNKKRWELLICETPATIDRPSDTIFKYASYCPSTMVNSQWLGEAITAAIKAAGVTPKKIRFFRRQMNNMISKACEDIGIPASPSRRTHALTRWIEERMVNFYPQEVGYDQNLTKTASVNYPPLNAVPLPDAVRGDKADKWAFVTLELSSFHDLKDWDISFGENLPILGMGLDKNLKIPGLVIFSPRALPLAGWMSGLEMAYLKLETGSRPVLRLETGASDSWILVNVTNAKTLNEAKNFEEAKQKANNLHFLAVQSNPESQSFAGFWLLQEGSQE; from the coding sequence ATGACTATTTGGGAACTTGATTTTTATTCGCGGCCGGTGGTGGATGAAAATAATAAAAAAAGATGGGAATTATTAATCTGTGAAACTCCGGCAACAATCGATCGCCCCTCCGATACAATATTTAAATATGCCAGTTATTGTCCTAGTACGATGGTTAATTCCCAATGGTTAGGAGAGGCAATTACTGCAGCTATCAAGGCAGCGGGAGTAACTCCCAAAAAAATTCGTTTTTTCCGTCGTCAGATGAATAACATGATTAGCAAAGCTTGCGAGGATATCGGTATTCCCGCTTCCCCTAGTCGTCGCACTCATGCTTTAACGAGATGGATAGAAGAAAGAATGGTTAATTTCTATCCTCAAGAAGTTGGTTATGATCAAAATTTAACTAAAACTGCTTCCGTGAATTATCCCCCTTTAAATGCTGTTCCCCTTCCCGATGCTGTCCGAGGAGATAAGGCAGATAAATGGGCTTTTGTTACGCTAGAATTGTCTTCTTTTCATGATCTAAAAGATTGGGATATTAGCTTCGGAGAAAATTTGCCTATACTAGGGATGGGATTAGATAAGAATCTAAAAATCCCCGGTTTAGTTATTTTTTCCCCCCGCGCTTTACCCCTAGCTGGTTGGATGTCAGGGTTAGAAATGGCCTATTTAAAGTTAGAAACTGGTTCCCGTCCCGTGCTACGTTTAGAAACGGGTGCTAGTGATAGCTGGATTCTCGTCAATGTCACTAATGCCAAGACTTTAAACGAAGCCAAAAACTTTGAAGAAGCTAAACAAAAAGCCAATAATCTGCATTTTTTAGCCGTTCAATCTAACCCTGAATCGCAATCCTTCGCTGGTTTTTGGCTATTACAAGAAGGCTCTCAAGAGTAA
- a CDS encoding carotenoid oxygenase family protein, whose translation MVLTPTIGEKSYNRQDWQKGYQSQPNEYDYEVEDIEGQIPPDLQGTVFKNGPGLLDIAGTAIAHPFDGDGMISAISFNHGRVHYRNRFVKTEGYLKEKEAGKPLYRGVFGTKKPGGIFGNAFDLRLKNIANTNVIYWGDKLLALWEAAEPHRLDSKTLDTIGLDYLDGILEKGDAFAAHPRIDPACIFDNHQPCLVNFAIKTGLSSSITLYEISPTGKLLRRHTHSIPGFCFIHDFVITPHYAIFFQNPVGYNPFPFLFGLKGAGECVINQPDKLTKIIIIPRDPNKREVKVLETPSGFVFHHSNAFEQLAPSYVEGGEKIYIDSICYQSLPQLDSNSSFQSVDFDSLAPGHLWRFTLNLSENTVTRECILEHCCEFPSINPAKVGRDYRYLYIAATHHATGNAPLQAILKLDLLTGEKQLHSFAPRGFAGEPIFVPKPDGIAEDDGWLLVVTYDAANHRSNVVILDAKDITNSLGVIHLKHHIPYGLHGSWARQCF comes from the coding sequence ATGGTATTAACTCCGACAATTGGCGAAAAATCCTATAATCGTCAGGATTGGCAAAAAGGCTATCAATCCCAACCTAACGAGTACGATTACGAGGTAGAAGACATCGAGGGGCAAATTCCCCCCGATTTACAGGGTACAGTCTTTAAAAACGGCCCCGGTTTACTCGATATCGCTGGCACTGCGATCGCTCATCCCTTTGATGGGGATGGTATGATCAGCGCGATTAGCTTCAACCATGGCCGCGTACATTATCGTAATCGTTTTGTGAAAACTGAGGGTTATCTCAAGGAAAAGGAAGCGGGAAAACCCCTTTATCGCGGTGTTTTCGGCACGAAAAAACCGGGGGGAATTTTCGGCAATGCTTTTGATTTGCGTCTGAAAAATATTGCTAATACTAATGTTATCTACTGGGGTGATAAATTACTGGCACTTTGGGAAGCGGCCGAACCCCATCGCCTCGATTCTAAAACCCTTGATACTATTGGTTTAGACTATCTCGATGGTATCTTAGAAAAAGGCGATGCTTTTGCCGCTCATCCTCGCATCGATCCCGCTTGTATTTTCGATAATCATCAACCTTGTCTGGTAAATTTTGCTATAAAAACGGGTTTGTCTAGTTCAATTACTCTCTACGAAATTAGTCCCACGGGTAAGTTATTACGTCGTCATACCCACAGTATACCGGGCTTTTGTTTTATCCACGATTTTGTTATTACTCCCCACTACGCTATCTTTTTCCAAAACCCGGTTGGTTATAATCCTTTTCCCTTTCTTTTTGGGTTAAAAGGTGCGGGAGAATGCGTCATCAATCAACCGGACAAGTTAACTAAGATTATTATTATCCCCCGGGATCCTAACAAAAGAGAAGTGAAAGTTTTAGAAACTCCATCAGGTTTTGTCTTCCACCATAGCAATGCTTTTGAACAACTTGCCCCGAGCTACGTCGAAGGGGGGGAGAAAATTTATATTGATTCTATTTGTTATCAATCCTTACCACAACTGGATTCAAATAGCAGTTTTCAATCGGTAGATTTTGATAGTTTAGCACCCGGACATCTGTGGCGATTTACACTAAATTTATCAGAAAATACCGTTACAAGAGAATGTATTCTAGAGCATTGTTGTGAGTTTCCCAGCATCAATCCTGCAAAAGTTGGTCGAGATTACCGTTACTTATACATCGCTGCCACTCATCATGCCACCGGTAATGCTCCTTTGCAAGCAATCTTAAAACTGGACTTATTAACGGGAGAAAAACAATTACATTCTTTTGCTCCCCGGGGATTCGCAGGTGAACCAATTTTTGTGCCTAAACCCGATGGAATTGCTGAAGATGATGGTTGGTTATTGGTAGTTACTTACGATGCGGCCAATCATCGATCGAATGTGGTAATCTTAGATGCTAAAGATATCACTAATTCCCTAGGGGTTATCCATCTTAAACATCATATTCCCTACGGGTTACACGGTAGTTGGGCCAGACAATGTTTTTAA
- a CDS encoding glutamine synthetase III family protein: protein MSYGTRVQAISQVTDRKPLPSKIPQRLEALWATDVFTLSKMQASLPKDVFKSVKNTILTGGKLDVSIASAVAAAMKDWATSKGALYYAHVFYPMTNATAEKHDGFISVQSDGSVITEFTGKVLVQGEPDGSSFPNGGLRSTFEARGYTAWDVTSPAYVMETDNGVTLCIPTVFISWTGEALDKKTPLLRSISSMSKAATRVLKLLGHTEVAPVNSSCGAEQEYFLVDAHFAHSRPDLLLTGRTLFGKPAAKGQQFDDHYFGAIPERVQVFMQEVEERMYRLGIPAKTRHNEVAPGQFEIAPFFEAANVASDHQQLIMTLLKSTAKKHGFVCLLHEKPFAGINGSGKHVNWSVGNATQGNLLDPGDTPHANMQFLLFCGAVIRGVHKYGALLRAVVATASNDHRLGANEAPPAIISVYLGSQLEKVFDQISQGRIEGSDAPGLMDLGVDTLPVFPKDPGDRNRTSPFAFTGNRFEFRAVGSNQSVSGPLVAMNTILADSLTWVADNLESRMKAGEDLNTAAQGVLKEIMDKHRNVIFGGNGYSPEWHKMAVEERGLANLRTTADALPVLKADYIEELFTRMGVLTPVELESRFDVYAEQYLLAIEVEAKLVVSMAKTIIYPAAVRYLSELSLAIANAAAIGIEMDKERAQTVSNLIKLLMDGVSKLSEAMAKDDFDSIEEHMQYSAQTIRPLMDKVREYADTLEGEVADNFWPLPTYQEMLFVK from the coding sequence ATGAGTTATGGAACGCGTGTTCAAGCTATCTCTCAAGTAACGGATCGTAAACCCCTACCTAGCAAAATTCCTCAACGTTTAGAGGCCCTCTGGGCAACCGATGTGTTTACCCTGAGCAAAATGCAGGCCAGTCTTCCCAAAGACGTATTCAAATCGGTCAAAAACACGATTTTAACCGGGGGAAAATTAGACGTTTCCATCGCCAGTGCGGTAGCGGCAGCGATGAAAGATTGGGCCACGTCCAAAGGGGCGCTGTACTATGCTCACGTCTTCTATCCGATGACCAACGCCACCGCCGAAAAACACGACGGCTTTATCTCCGTGCAGAGCGATGGTTCAGTGATCACAGAATTTACCGGCAAAGTCTTAGTACAGGGAGAACCGGACGGGTCCTCCTTTCCTAACGGCGGACTTCGCTCCACCTTTGAAGCGCGGGGTTACACCGCTTGGGATGTCACCAGTCCCGCCTACGTTATGGAGACGGATAATGGTGTCACCCTCTGTATCCCCACGGTTTTTATCTCTTGGACAGGAGAGGCCCTCGACAAAAAAACGCCCCTTTTACGTTCGATTTCATCGATGAGTAAAGCCGCCACCAGGGTGCTTAAACTATTAGGACATACGGAAGTCGCCCCCGTTAACTCCAGCTGCGGTGCTGAACAGGAATATTTCCTCGTAGATGCTCATTTTGCCCATAGTCGCCCCGATTTACTGCTCACCGGTCGCACCCTATTTGGTAAACCCGCCGCTAAGGGTCAACAGTTCGACGATCATTATTTTGGTGCGATTCCCGAACGGGTTCAGGTGTTTATGCAGGAAGTGGAGGAAAGAATGTATCGCCTCGGCATTCCGGCCAAAACCCGCCATAATGAAGTCGCTCCCGGACAGTTCGAGATTGCCCCCTTTTTCGAGGCTGCTAACGTGGCCAGTGACCATCAGCAGTTAATTATGACTTTGCTGAAAAGTACGGCTAAAAAACACGGTTTTGTTTGCCTACTGCATGAAAAACCCTTTGCGGGAATTAATGGTTCGGGAAAACACGTTAACTGGTCGGTAGGCAACGCTACCCAGGGCAATTTGTTAGATCCAGGCGATACTCCCCACGCTAATATGCAGTTTTTGTTATTCTGTGGGGCGGTAATTCGTGGTGTTCACAAGTACGGGGCGCTTTTACGCGCAGTGGTGGCTACTGCCAGCAATGATCACCGTTTGGGGGCAAATGAAGCTCCTCCCGCCATTATTTCCGTATATTTGGGCAGCCAGTTAGAAAAGGTATTTGACCAAATTAGCCAAGGCCGAATTGAGGGTTCTGATGCTCCGGGGTTGATGGATCTCGGTGTCGATACCCTGCCGGTATTCCCCAAGGATCCTGGCGATCGCAATCGTACCTCTCCTTTTGCTTTTACGGGCAATCGCTTTGAATTCCGCGCCGTGGGTTCTAATCAGTCAGTTTCTGGGCCGCTGGTGGCGATGAACACGATTCTAGCCGATTCCCTGACTTGGGTGGCGGATAACTTAGAAAGTCGGATGAAAGCCGGGGAAGACCTCAATACTGCCGCCCAGGGTGTTCTCAAGGAGATCATGGACAAACACAGAAATGTGATCTTCGGAGGTAACGGATATTCCCCAGAATGGCACAAAATGGCGGTAGAAGAGCGCGGTTTGGCTAATCTCCGCACCACCGCCGATGCTTTACCCGTGCTGAAAGCCGATTATATTGAAGAACTGTTTACCCGCATGGGTGTGCTTACCCCCGTTGAACTGGAAAGTCGTTTTGATGTCTATGCGGAACAGTATTTGCTGGCCATCGAGGTGGAGGCGAAACTGGTGGTGAGTATGGCTAAAACGATTATTTATCCCGCTGCCGTTCGCTACTTGTCGGAATTGTCTTTGGCGATCGCTAATGCGGCGGCGATCGGCATCGAGATGGATAAGGAAAGGGCCCAAACCGTCTCGAATTTAATTAAATTACTGATGGATGGCGTTAGCAAACTGAGTGAGGCCATGGCTAAAGACGATTTTGACTCGATCGAGGAACATATGCAGTATTCCGCTCAAACGATCCGTCCCTTGATGGATAAGGTGCGCGAATATGCTGACACACTGGAAGGGGAAGTGGCCGACAATTTCTGGCCGCTGCCTACCTATCAAGAAATGTTGTTTGTTAAATAA
- a CDS encoding type II toxin-antitoxin system HicB family antitoxin, with amino-acid sequence MMLTKYLKQAMELATYEVLEDGTFYGEIPGFEGVYANGTTLEATKEQLQEVLEGWVILGLRLQHQLPIIDGINLTPQQKIA; translated from the coding sequence ATGATGCTAACAAAATATCTAAAACAAGCAATGGAACTGGCAACTTATGAAGTTCTAGAAGACGGTACTTTTTATGGAGAAATTCCGGGATTTGAGGGAGTATATGCTAATGGGACAACTCTCGAAGCTACTAAGGAACAGTTACAGGAAGTTTTGGAAGGCTGGGTTATTTTAGGACTACGCTTACAGCATCAGTTACCGATTATTGACGGTATCAATCTAACCCCTCAACAAAAAATCGCCTGA
- a CDS encoding type II toxin-antitoxin system HicA family toxin, which produces MPPFAPIKRKELIRQLRKLGFSGPLVGGNHQYMVQGKLKIWIPNPHQGDISKSLLAKILQQANISREEWEKLR; this is translated from the coding sequence ATGCCACCTTTTGCCCCCATCAAAAGGAAAGAGTTAATTCGCCAGTTGAGAAAGCTGGGATTTTCTGGTCCTTTGGTAGGAGGAAATCATCAATATATGGTGCAGGGAAAATTAAAAATCTGGATTCCTAATCCACACCAAGGAGATATCAGTAAAAGCTTGCTGGCTAAAATTTTACAACAAGCAAATATTAGTAGAGAAGAATGGGAAAAATTACGTTAA
- a CDS encoding Txe/YoeB family addiction module toxin: protein MNAKSRAIVFDSQFREDLRWWYKTDKKIAFRLLDLVESVTADPFTGIGKPEPIKYLEANTWSRRITTEHRLVYRVKDDRIEFLAARYHYT, encoded by the coding sequence TTGAACGCCAAGAGTAGGGCAATTGTCTTTGACAGTCAATTTCGAGAAGATTTAAGATGGTGGTACAAAACAGATAAAAAAATCGCCTTTCGCCTACTCGATCTCGTAGAATCTGTCACCGCCGATCCCTTTACTGGAATAGGCAAACCAGAACCCATAAAGTATCTTGAAGCTAATACTTGGTCACGCCGAATTACCACAGAACACCGTCTAGTCTATCGAGTCAAAGATGACCGCATTGAGTTTTTAGCAGCACGATATCACTATACTTAA
- a CDS encoding type II toxin-antitoxin system Phd/YefM family antitoxin, with amino-acid sequence MFSIQTTYTQAQENLASLLDRLESENSMAIITRPGHKDMALLSAEELTGLLETVYLLRSPANARKLLAALERSMERDVKTIPGQTVTELCQELGIERQE; translated from the coding sequence ATGTTTTCTATCCAAACTACCTACACTCAAGCTCAAGAAAATTTAGCGAGCCTTCTGGATCGACTGGAAAGCGAGAATAGTATGGCGATTATTACTCGCCCTGGTCATAAAGATATGGCACTATTAAGCGCAGAGGAATTAACTGGCTTATTAGAAACCGTTTATCTTTTGCGATCGCCTGCGAATGCTCGAAAGTTATTGGCAGCACTGGAACGTTCAATGGAGAGGGACGTTAAAACAATACCGGGACAGACAGTTACAGAACTTTGTCAGGAGTTAGGAATTGAACGCCAAGAGTAG
- a CDS encoding IS630 family transposase, whose protein sequence is MINLEFTEEEKNSLYYERFHHPHPRVQLKMEVLWLKSQKIPHQKICQLAGISPNTLLTYLRDYQEGGIEKLKEINFYRPKSELEFQKETLKKYFEKNPPATINEAVYRIEKLTGIKRSPTQVRKFLKSMGMKCLKVGSLPSKADPDEQEDYKEKKLEPRLNEAKEGKRAVFFVDAAHFVMGAFLGFVWCFERLFVKSPSGRKRFNVLGALNAITHEVILVTYETYITATQVCELRSKIAALGLMIPITLVLDNARYQKCKIVEELALSLSIELLYLPSYSPNLNLIERLWKLVKKKCLYGKYYENFSDFSSAIYECLNDAHLKHKKELDSLLTLRFQKFNKSQIMNV, encoded by the coding sequence ATGATTAACCTAGAATTCACGGAAGAAGAAAAGAACTCACTGTATTATGAAAGATTTCATCATCCCCATCCCCGGGTTCAACTGAAGATGGAAGTTCTCTGGTTAAAAAGCCAAAAGATACCGCACCAAAAAATTTGTCAGTTAGCAGGAATCTCGCCAAATACCTTATTAACCTATCTTCGCGATTATCAAGAAGGCGGAATAGAAAAATTAAAAGAAATCAACTTCTATCGCCCTAAAAGTGAATTAGAGTTTCAAAAAGAAACCCTCAAAAAATACTTCGAGAAAAATCCACCAGCCACAATAAATGAAGCTGTATATAGGATAGAAAAATTGACGGGAATAAAACGAAGTCCTACCCAAGTGAGAAAATTTTTAAAATCAATGGGAATGAAATGTTTAAAAGTAGGTTCTCTTCCTTCTAAAGCTGACCCAGATGAACAAGAGGACTACAAAGAAAAAAAGCTAGAACCCAGACTAAATGAGGCAAAAGAAGGAAAAAGGGCTGTTTTTTTTGTTGATGCCGCTCACTTCGTCATGGGAGCATTTCTCGGTTTTGTTTGGTGTTTTGAGAGACTTTTTGTTAAGTCACCGAGCGGGCGTAAACGCTTCAATGTTTTAGGAGCATTAAATGCAATAACTCATGAAGTTATTCTGGTAACATATGAAACTTATATTACGGCAACTCAAGTCTGTGAACTCCGCTCAAAAATAGCTGCTTTAGGACTAATGATTCCCATCACTCTAGTCTTAGATAATGCCCGCTATCAAAAATGTAAAATTGTTGAAGAATTGGCTCTTTCTTTGTCAATAGAGCTGCTCTATCTGCCGTCTTATTCACCTAATCTAAATTTAATTGAAAGGCTGTGGAAATTGGTCAAAAAGAAATGTTTATATGGTAAATATTATGAGAACTTTTCTGACTTTTCTTCAGCTATTTATGAATGTCTGAATGATGCCCATCTGAAACATAAAAAAGAACTGGATTCCTTGCTGACTCTACGATTTCAGAAGTTTAATAAATCTCAGATTATGAACGTCTAA